A stretch of Pyrenophora tritici-repentis strain M4 chromosome 7, whole genome shotgun sequence DNA encodes these proteins:
- a CDS encoding LacZ, Beta-galactosidase-beta-glucuronidase produces MIFMQKTTVALLAQGSIALTSPVPSWKVVSSSKIHGNATELSISGIDTSSWYTIGSKGTLMATLIENNVYNENDLFYSTNLQDVNTAQFRVPWYYRSEGILSKEDTANHYYTLKTNGISSRADIWLNGKLVADKNTQAGAYTGLEYDITEKIQPNGKDNVLLIKVYPTDYNRDFALGFVDWNPYPPDNGTGIWRDVELKRTGQVSISSPRVTTRAALDGNIDIFLDVKNMNKKTGANGTIHCAVIDPDGVAASTATVKFELRSGQKETASLPVEINNPKIWWPRQWGDQPLYSVQCNASTSNTLSDITPSVRFGIRTVTSTLNTVYNDTTFHVNGERFQVLGAGYTSDMFLRFNEDKLRAQFEYVLAMGLNTVRLEGKQEHPFLYSLASEMGIMLLAGWECCDKWEGWSYNDEGGGAKWSDADYTIAKHSMNHEAEMMQPHPSMLGFLVGSDFWPDDRATEIYLSALKSKNWDTPIIASASKRGSPDALGSGGMRMEGPYDWVPPNYWYDPYGRLGSAAGFGSELGAGVGTPELGSLTRFLSKDDISDLWQAPDKGLYHMSTNTSSFYTRSIYNDALWARYGKPTSLKDYVLKAQMMDYEATRSQFEAYLSRWIAERPATGLVYWMLNNAWPALHWNLFDYYLHPQGAFFGVQTALKDLQTLVYDYQAKDVVFIDRRSAAHRKGKSTVHVNAQVLSLTGAVVWEKKVDVDTKGMEVRRMFEVGGLGKRNETVLLRLLLTTPTGSSSTSNTTTTPFSHKTYWIAPTPDKMDWDNSSWYSTPVTSFSDLTDLSRVSPADVHVTFDGKKVSLLNKSSVPAVFLRLNLVDKEGEDAVPVVWSENYITLWPGESMDVGVRWGGGGTKEGVRVVLDGGNVEEKSVGVSSGEIVLPPQLRMLDMVC; encoded by the coding sequence ATGATTTTCATGCAAAAAACTACTGTGGCTTTGCTTGCCCAAGGCTCCATCGCTCTCACATCCCCGGTCCCGTCGTGGAAGGTTGTATCATCTTCCAAGATACATGGAAATGCCACCGAGCTCTCTATCTCTGGTATTGACACCTCTTCATGGTATACTATCGGCTCCAAGGGCACTTTAATGGCCACGTTGATCGAGAATAATGTTTATAACGAGAACGACCTATTTTACTCCACCAACCTGCAAGATGTCAATACAGCGCAGTTCCGAGTACCATGGTACTACCGCTCCGAAGGCATCTTGAGCAAAGAAGATACAGCAAACCACTACTACACGCTCAAGACTAATGGTATCTCGTCAAGAGCAGATATCTGGCTTAATGGAAAACTTGTAGCCGACAAGAACACGCAAGCTGGTGCTTATACGGGGCTGGAGTACGATATTACCGAAAAGATACAACCCAATGGGAAAGACAATGTCCTCTTGATCAAAGTCTATCCAACCGACTACAACCGAGACTTTGCACTTGGCTTCGTTGACTGGAACCCGTACCCACCGGACAATGGCACTGGTATCTGGCGCGATGTGGAACTGAAAAGAACGGGACAAGTGAGCATCAGCAGTCCAAGAGTGACTACACGCGCGGCGCTTGACGGAAACATTGATATCTTCTTAGATGTCAAGAACATGAATAAGAAGACAGGTGCCAACGGCACAATTCACTGCGCTGTAATTGACCCCGACGGCGTCGCAGCTTCAACCGCAACTGTCAAGTTTGAGCTCAGAAGCGGCCAAAAAGAGACGGCTTCTCTTCCGGTTGAAATCAATAATCCTAAAATTTGGTGGCCACGACAATGGGGAGATCAGCCATTGTATAGCGTACAGTGTAATGCTTCCACTTCCAACACACTTTCCGATATCACACCTTCCGTCCGCTTCGGCATCCGCACTGTAACATCAACCCTGAACACCGTGTACAACGACACCACCTTCCATGTCAATGGAGAGCGATTCCAAGTCCTCGGCGCAGGCTACACATCCGACATGTTCCTGCGCTTCAACGAAGATAAGTTACGCGCCCAATTCGAATACGTCCTGGCCATGGGCCTAAACACTGTCCGCCTAGAAGGCAAGCAAGAGCACCCATTTCTCTACTCGCTCGCCTCAGAAATGGGCATCATGCTCCTCGCAGGTTGGGAATGCTGCGACAAATGGGAAGGCTGGTCTTACAACGACGAAGGTGGCGGCGCAAAATGGTCGGACGCAGACTACACCATTGCAAAACACTCCATGAACCACGAAGCAGAAATGATGCAACCTCACCCCAGCATGCTCGGCTTCCTCGTCGGCAGCGACTTCTGGCCTGACGACCGAGCAACAGAAATCTACCTCTCCGCCCTCAAAAGCAAGAACTGGGATACCCCCATCATCGCTTCCGCCAGCAAACGCGGCTCACCCGACGCCCTCGGAAGCGGGGGCATGAGAATGGAAGGCCCTTACGACTGGGTCCCACCAAACTACTGGTATGACCCCTACGGCCGTCTAGGCAGCGCAGCGGGTTTCGGCTCTGAACTTGGTGCTGGCGTCGGCACCCCTGAACTGGGTTCTCTAACCCGTTTCTTATCCAAAGACGATATAAGTGACTTGTGGCAAGCACCGGATAAGGGGTTATACCACATGTCCACGAACACGTCTTCGTTTTACACTCGCTCCATTTACAACGATGCCCTTTGGGCGCGCTATGGTAAACCAACTAGTCTGAAGGATTATGTGCTTAAGGCACAGATGATGGATTATGAAGCTACCAGATCGCAGTTCGAAGCTTACCTTTCCCGATGGATAGCCGAGCGACCGGCTACGGGGCTTGTGTATTGGATGCTGAATAACGCGTGGCCGGCGCTGCATTGGAATCTTTTTGACTACTACCTGCACCCCCAAGGCGCGTTCTTCGGCGTGCAGACTGCATTGAAAGATCTTCAGACCCTTGTGTACGACTACCAGGCCAAAGATGTAGTCTTCATCGATCGGCGCAGTGCTGCACATAGGAAGGGAAAGAGTACCGTGCATGTCAACGCTCAGGTACTTAGTCTCACCGGCGCTGTGGTGTGGGAGAAGAAAGTCGACGTTGACACGAAAGGCATGGAAGTGAGGAGGATGTTTGAAGTAGGGGGTTTGGGCAAGAGGAACGAAACAGTGTTACTACGTCTTCTTCTCACGACACCCACCGGTTCTTCATCTACCAGCAACACTACCACCACCCCCTTCTCCCACAAAACCTACTGGATCGCACCCACCCCCGACAAAATGGACTGGGATAACTCATCCTGGTACTCCACGCCTGTAACATCCTTCTCAGACCTCACAGATCTGTCACGTGTCTCACCCGCAGACGTGCATGTAACATTTGACGGCAAGAAAGTGTCGTTGCTGAACAAGAGCAGTGTGCCAGCGGTTTTTCTACGATTGAATCTCGTGGATAAGGAGGGTGAGGATGCGGTACCGGTTGTTTGGAGCGAGAATTATATTACACTTTGGCCGGGGGAGAGTATGGATGTTGGTGTGCGGTGGGGAGGAGGCGGTACAAAGGAGGGGGTGAGAGTGGTGCTTGACGGGGGGAATGTGGAGGAGAAGAGTGTTGGGGTGTCTTCTGGGGAGAT
- a CDS encoding CoaE, Dephospho-CoA kinase, translated as MLLLGLTGSIATGKSTVSSLLSKPPYSLPVVDADLIARQVVEPGTAGYNAIVKYFSPTTPDLLLPDATPKGRPLNRPALGRRVFGGGEEKERDRKMLNSIVHPAVRKEMYKQMVWAYLRGHWAVVLDVPLLFESGWERYCGTILVVGVSDPAIQIQRLRARDAHLTEEDARNRVMSQGDVREKAERCLRRGPGKGVVVWNDHDRAYLEKEIQRVMQDVRSQSPRWWSFLLWVFPPFGAMAGLWSWYKMRNVQLQWEQEKKREKAKL; from the coding sequence ATGTTGCTCCTCGGCCTCACGGGCTCCATCGCGACTGGCAAATCGACCGTCTCATCGCTCCTCTCTAAACCACCGTATTCGCTGCCGGTAGTAGATGCCGACCTCATTGCGCGACAAGTAGTTGAGCCGGGCACTGCAGGTTATAATGCCATTGTCAAGTACTTCTCGCCCACTACACCAGACTTGCTCCTTCCCGATGCGACACCAAAAGGACGCCCGCTGAACCGGCCAGCACTAGGACGGAGGGTCTTTGGCGGAGGAGAGGAAAAAGAGCGCGACAGGAAGATGCTAAATAGCATCGTTCACCCTGCAGTGCGTAAAGAGATGTACAAACAAATGGTATGGGCGTACCTGCGAGGCCACTGGGCCGTCGTGCTAGACGTCCCTCTCCTCTTCGAGAGCGGCTGGGAACGCTATTGCGGCACCATCCTCGTTGTCGGTGTCTCCGATCCCGCGATACAAATACAGCGACTGCGAGCCCGTGACGCACATCTCACTGAGGAGGATGCGCGCAACCGTGTGATGAGTCAAGGTGATGTGCGCGAAAAGGCAGAGCGCTGTCTGCGAAGAGGTCCGGGCAAGGGCGTGGTAGTCTGGAACGATCACGATAGAGCATACCTAGAAAAGGAGATTCAGAGGGTCATGCAAGACGTTCGGAGCCAGAGCCCACGATGGTGGAGTTTTCTGCTCTGGGTCTTTCCACCGTTTGGTGCCATGGCGGGTTTGTGGAGCTGGTACAAAATGCGCAATGTGCAGTTGCAGTGGGAACAAGAGAAGAAGCGGGAAAAGGCCAAGCTGTAG
- a CDS encoding HET domain containing protein — MRLIKLKDNGELVLTNFYKDIPSYAILSHTWGDANDEVTLQEFMDGSGKTKSGYRKIQSCAAQAASEGLQYTWVDTCCIDKTSSAELSEAINSMFNWYQDAIICYGYLSDVDDFWGLDSSRWFKRGWTLQELLAPKMMVFYTRNWNKIDTRLNLAPTISRITRIPPEVFKNDFTGKYSVAQILSWVAGRQTTREEDIAYCLLGLLGVNMPLLYGEGSRAFERLQEEFMKRSTDHTLFTWRGAGTERGPLAQSPEELRDCRGFVEGKQDSTDFSMTNRGLRINLPIVEGKGGSLVAILNCVDAENRRLGIYLKRTRPDVYHRIRCADELPMIDSDEELPTPETLYIVPAAPRTLGRDRWQPNPAEYTFKVDFRSVSLNGFSLQQHYSPVSDNRWNISGSNGGFLEYTAIGSGNYGGLLFNNLETGEEFVVIVGIHNYKTWLDITTIGPSETFEHAVDEYYHFREKHDGNKIACRCEMQWKALDRMRKSLSRGMSASAMIENGESKHQFVVKVSVGKE, encoded by the coding sequence ATGCGTCTGATAAAGCTCAAAGACAACGGCGAGCTCGTCCTGACGAATTTCTACAAGGACATCCCCTCTTATGCGATCTTATCGCATACTTGGGGAGATGCAAACGACGAGGTTACTCTGCAAGAGTTCATGGATGGTTCTGGGAAAACGAAATCTGGATACAGGAAAATACAGTCCTGCGCGGCGCAAGCCGCTTCCGAAGGACTGCAATACACCTGGGTAGACACCTGCTGCATTGATAAAACGAGCAGTGCCGAATTATCGGAGGCGATCAACTCAATGTTCAACTGGTATCAGGATGCAATCATCTGCTACGGATATCTGTCTGATGTTGACGATTTTTGGGGGCTGGACTCGAGTAGATGGTTCAAACGAGGGTGGACACTCCAGGAGCTTCTCGCACCCAAGATGATGGTCTTCTACACCCGCAACTGGAACAAGATCGACACTAGACTCAACTTGGCTCCCACTATTTCTCGAATCACGCGTATACCTCCTGAAGTCTTCAAGAACGATTTCACAGGAAAATACAGTGTTGCTCAGATTCTCTCTTGGGTGGCAGGGCGACAGACGACAAGAGAGGAAGATATCGCGTATTGTCTTCTTGGACTACTTGGAGTCAACATGCCGTTGCTGTACGGCGAAGGTTCTCGGGCATTCGAACGTCTACAGGAAGAGTTTATGAAAAGGTCGACCGATCATACTTTGTTCACCTGGCGGGGCGCTGGAACGGAAAGGGGTCCGCTCGCACAATCCCCTGAAGAGTTACGAGATTGTCGGGGCTTCGTGGAAGGGAAACAGGACTCAACGGATTTCTCGATGACCAACAGAGGTCTCCGCATTAACTTGCCTATTGTGGAAGGCAAAGGGGGAAGCCTTGTTGCCATCTTGAATTGTGTTGACGCAGAAAACCGTCGCCTAGGCATATATCTGAAAAGAACGCGCCCTGATGTGTATCATCGGATTCGCTGTGCAGATGAACTTCCCATGATCGATAGTGATGAGGAACTTCCTACACCAGAGACTCTGTACATCGTGCCAGCGGCTCCACGTACCCTTGGTCGCGATCGATGGCAGCCAAATCCGGCCGAGTACACATTCAAGGTGGACTTCAGATCAGTTTCGCTGAACGGCTTTTCTCTTCAGCAACATTACAGCCCCGTTTCGGACAACCGTTGGAACATTTCAGGCTCTAACGGTGGTTTCTTGGAATATACTGCCATAGGAAGCGGCAATTATGGTGGCCTCCTGTTCAACAATCTTGAGACAGGTGAAGAGTTTGTTGTGATTGTTGGAATTCACAATTACAAAACCTGGTTGGATATTACCACTATCGGTCCAAGTGAGACTTTCGAACACGCCGTGGACGAATATTACCACTTTCGCGAGAAGCACGATGGTAACAAAATTGCGTGCAGGTGTGAGATGCAATGGAAAGCATTAGATCGAATGAGGAAATCTCTTTCGCGCGGAATGTCAGCTTCTGCCATGATCGAAAACGGTGAATCAAAGCACCAGTTTGTAGTGAAGGTATCTGTAGGCAAAGAATGA